A genomic stretch from Flavobacterium humidisoli includes:
- a CDS encoding NAD(P)-dependent alcohol dehydrogenase: METKNIKAFGTEAAEAALKTLDIKRRAVQAHDVEIEILYCGICHSDLHSARNEWHGTIYPIVPGHEIVGRVTKVGDHVKGFKVGDLAGVGCLVDSCRECEHCKNDLEQFCDEGNVQTFNSPDKHLGGQTYGGYSQSIVVDEGFVLHISDKLELSAVAPLLCAGITTYSPLKHWKVGPGQKVGIVGIGGLGHMGIKIAKAMGAHVVVFTTSLSKTEDAKRLGADEVVLSTDETQMAQHARSLNFILDCVSAEHSIDSYLNLLKVDGTLTLVGAPMDPLPVTSFSLILGRRSFSGSLIGGIAETQEMLDFCAEHNITSDVEVIGVNDVNDAYERLLKGDVKYRFVIDMASLK; encoded by the coding sequence ATGGAAACAAAAAATATTAAAGCCTTTGGTACCGAAGCTGCAGAAGCAGCGTTAAAGACCCTAGATATTAAAAGAAGAGCGGTACAGGCACACGACGTAGAAATCGAAATTTTGTATTGCGGAATCTGTCATTCTGATTTACACTCAGCTAGAAATGAATGGCATGGTACAATTTATCCGATTGTTCCTGGACATGAAATTGTAGGACGCGTAACAAAAGTAGGAGATCATGTAAAAGGTTTCAAAGTTGGCGATTTAGCAGGAGTAGGCTGTTTGGTTGATTCTTGCAGAGAATGCGAACACTGCAAAAACGATTTAGAGCAATTTTGTGATGAAGGAAATGTCCAAACATTTAATTCGCCTGACAAACACTTAGGAGGACAAACTTATGGAGGTTACTCTCAAAGCATTGTAGTTGATGAGGGCTTTGTACTGCATATTTCAGATAAATTAGAACTTTCTGCTGTTGCACCATTATTGTGTGCAGGAATTACAACTTATTCACCATTAAAACATTGGAAAGTGGGTCCTGGTCAAAAAGTTGGAATTGTAGGTATCGGCGGTCTTGGTCATATGGGAATAAAAATAGCAAAAGCTATGGGGGCTCATGTAGTTGTTTTTACTACCTCTTTATCTAAAACGGAAGATGCAAAACGCCTTGGAGCAGATGAGGTAGTATTGTCTACAGACGAAACGCAGATGGCACAGCACGCCAGAAGTTTAAATTTTATCTTAGATTGCGTTTCTGCTGAACACAGTATTGATTCGTATTTAAATTTATTGAAAGTAGACGGAACATTAACTTTGGTTGGAGCGCCAATGGATCCGCTTCCTGTAACTTCTTTCAGTCTTATTTTAGGAAGAAGAAGTTTTTCAGGTTCTCTTATCGGTGGAATCGCAGAAACTCAAGAAATGCTTGATTTCTGTGCCGAACATAATATCACATCAGATGTAGAAGTAATTGGTGTGAATGATGTTAATGATGCCTATGAAAGATTGCTAAAAGGAGATGTTAAATACCGTTTTGTAATTGATATGGCTTCATTGAAATAA
- a CDS encoding aldo/keto reductase, producing MQTRKLGNSSLEVSALGLGCMGMSFGYGPAHDKKEMISLLRSAYEKGITFFDTAECYGPFLNEELLGEALSPFRDKVVIATKFGFLEGDSKKGLDSRPEWIRKSIEGSLKRLNTDVIDLYYQHRVDPNVPMEDVAGTIKDLIQEGKVKHFGLSEAGVESIRRAHKVQPVTALQSEYSLWWRTPEEEIFPVLEELGIGFVPFSPLGRGFLTAKIDENTQFDSTDFRNTLPRFTPEARKVNQALVDLLSKIASDKGATNAQVALAWILAQKPWIAPIPGTTKLHRLEENLGTTNLVLSAQDLAEIEDAASKIKIEGSRYPEHLQKIAGK from the coding sequence ATGCAAACAAGAAAACTAGGAAATAGCAGTTTAGAAGTCTCAGCGTTGGGACTTGGCTGCATGGGAATGAGTTTTGGCTACGGGCCAGCTCATGATAAAAAAGAAATGATAAGTTTGTTGCGTTCTGCTTACGAAAAAGGAATTACTTTTTTTGATACGGCTGAATGTTACGGACCATTTTTGAACGAAGAGTTATTGGGAGAGGCATTATCGCCATTTCGCGATAAAGTGGTAATTGCAACGAAATTCGGCTTTCTGGAAGGCGATTCTAAAAAAGGTTTAGACAGTCGTCCAGAATGGATTAGAAAAAGCATTGAAGGCTCATTAAAAAGATTAAACACAGATGTAATTGATTTGTATTATCAGCATCGTGTTGATCCAAATGTTCCTATGGAAGACGTTGCAGGAACTATTAAGGACTTAATTCAGGAAGGAAAAGTAAAACATTTTGGACTTTCAGAAGCGGGCGTAGAAAGTATTCGACGTGCACACAAGGTTCAGCCTGTAACAGCACTACAAAGCGAGTATTCTCTTTGGTGGAGAACTCCTGAAGAAGAAATTTTTCCAGTATTAGAAGAATTAGGAATTGGTTTTGTGCCTTTTAGTCCGCTAGGAAGAGGTTTTCTAACAGCTAAAATTGATGAAAATACGCAATTTGATAGTACTGATTTTAGAAATACACTTCCGCGTTTCACACCAGAAGCCAGAAAAGTAAATCAAGCTTTAGTAGATTTATTATCTAAAATCGCTTCTGATAAAGGAGCTACAAACGCACAAGTAGCGCTTGCATGGATTTTGGCTCAAAAACCTTGGATTGCACCAATTCCAGGAACAACTAAACTGCATCGTTTGGAAGAAAACCTTGGCACAACTAATTTGGTTCTTTCTGCACAAGATCTAGCAGAAATCGAAGACGCGGCTTCAAAAATTAAAATTGAAGGATCAAGATATCCCGAACATCTGCAGAAGATAGCAGGAAAGTAA
- a CDS encoding DUF4142 domain-containing protein: MKKLLLAGKAILGAGLIILFLQSCKNETKQEDPKEVAEDANEAKFDSIDSKEDDSEFLVDQAEINLAEIEIGKLAQTKSTNPEVKKFGKMLVDEHTKSASEVSALAKAKNFTLPTSLTEEGQEEYNKLNEKTGVDFDKKFADMMIDGHEKAIKKLDKAAKDANDQEVRTWASNNIAGLTAHLEHAKMLKQNLDKK, translated from the coding sequence ATGAAAAAGTTATTATTAGCCGGAAAAGCCATTTTAGGAGCAGGACTTATTATATTATTCCTTCAATCTTGTAAAAACGAAACCAAACAAGAAGATCCAAAAGAAGTTGCAGAAGATGCAAATGAAGCTAAATTTGATTCTATTGACAGCAAAGAAGACGATTCTGAATTTTTAGTAGATCAAGCTGAAATTAATTTAGCTGAAATCGAAATTGGTAAACTGGCACAAACAAAAAGTACAAATCCTGAAGTGAAAAAATTTGGTAAAATGCTTGTTGATGAGCACACTAAATCGGCTTCTGAAGTTAGTGCTTTAGCAAAAGCGAAAAACTTTACTTTACCAACTTCTCTAACTGAAGAAGGTCAAGAGGAATACAATAAACTAAACGAAAAAACTGGTGTTGATTTCGATAAAAAATTCGCAGACATGATGATTGATGGTCACGAAAAAGCGATTAAAAAATTAGACAAAGCAGCAAAAGATGCTAACGATCAGGAAGTAAGAACTTGGGCTTCTAACAATATTGCAGGTTTAACAGCACATTTAGAGCATGCTAAAATGCTGAAACAAAACCTAGACAAAAAGTAA
- a CDS encoding XAC2610-related protein, with translation MKQKITILFLLATAFTSAQINYKGFIDKYPIEFVTDIYSDGQGTAIYAYSNYDTPIVVNANLNGKTLVFTEKDKSGKETAKLSFENYNAESDKLNGIWKDLNSGKELTISLTKEFDLNSDTDEEWIEREILQPVSLTGKYFKLVISKGKDNSFGVSAVKIIEKKTDKLIQKVDVESPLWGLFNINVGDYNFDGFDDFSVFEASYAGPNTSRIYFLYNPKTEKYFESNFSGTSLEFDSKTKRIVEHNQCCAGRSIERTEYKVVNNKMILVKKNCLEYDDKTRDYKRIKCD, from the coding sequence ATGAAACAAAAAATTACAATTCTATTTCTTTTAGCGACAGCTTTTACATCAGCCCAAATCAATTATAAAGGTTTCATTGATAAATATCCAATTGAGTTTGTTACTGATATTTATTCTGATGGACAAGGAACAGCAATTTATGCTTATTCGAATTATGATACTCCGATTGTTGTAAATGCTAATCTTAATGGTAAAACTTTGGTATTCACAGAAAAAGATAAAAGCGGTAAAGAAACGGCAAAATTGAGTTTCGAAAATTACAATGCAGAAAGCGATAAACTAAACGGAATTTGGAAAGATTTAAATTCAGGAAAAGAACTTACAATTAGTTTAACAAAAGAATTTGATCTTAATTCTGATACAGATGAAGAATGGATAGAAAGAGAAATTCTTCAGCCCGTTTCTTTAACGGGCAAGTATTTTAAATTGGTTATTTCAAAAGGGAAAGACAATTCTTTTGGAGTTTCGGCAGTAAAAATTATTGAAAAAAAGACTGATAAATTAATCCAGAAAGTTGATGTAGAGTCACCGCTTTGGGGATTGTTTAATATAAATGTCGGAGATTATAATTTTGATGGATTTGATGACTTTTCTGTTTTTGAAGCTAGTTATGCGGGACCTAACACTTCGAGAATATATTTTTTATACAATCCGAAAACGGAAAAATATTTTGAGAGTAATTTTAGTGGAACTTCTTTAGAATTTGATAGTAAAACAAAAAGAATAGTTGAACATAACCAGTGTTGTGCAGGCAGAAGCATTGAAAGAACCGAATATAAAGTTGTAAATAATAAAATGATTCTAGTAAAAAAGAATTGCCTAGAATATGACGATAAAACACGAGATTATAAGAGAATTAAATGTGATTAG
- a CDS encoding DUF7218 family protein → MPNPRIKNEEQYEALLKKGYSKEKSARIANTPDAGKKGGKAKPYDEWTKEDLLKQASKVGIKGRSYMNKKALIESLRNN, encoded by the coding sequence ATGCCAAATCCAAGAATTAAGAATGAAGAGCAATATGAAGCATTGCTGAAAAAAGGATACAGCAAAGAAAAATCGGCTCGTATTGCCAATACTCCAGATGCAGGAAAGAAAGGTGGGAAAGCGAAGCCTTATGACGAATGGACAAAAGAAGATCTTCTAAAACAAGCTAGCAAAGTAGGCATAAAAGGAAGATCTTATATGAATAAAAAAGCCTTGATTGAGTCTTTGAGAAATAATTAA
- a CDS encoding DNA topoisomerase IB — MNATAKKEILMNQLIKAPHLVIEKLDLEYINDYQLTIVRCREGENFVYKKNGKNVKSKHEIKRINSLVLPPAWENVRITDITNGHLQAVGTDLKNRKQYRYHPKWNLLRNQTKFYKIAEFGSKLPAIRKQVDLDLEQKEWSKEKVTALVIRLMEETHIRIGNEKYAKDNKSYGLSTLRKRHININKNSLRFEFVGKKGKQHTITTRNKQLIKLVSRCEEIPGWEVFKYYDKNGEKKVLDSHMVNEYLHNISGEYFSAKDFRTWAASIIFFESLMEMGVTSDEKEIKQNIISAFDLTAEALGNTRKVCKDYYVHPLLISTYEDGSIQEYFDRVKKSRSTKKYFTKTESAFSELIKNYEINLEASCQ, encoded by the coding sequence ATGAATGCCACAGCCAAAAAAGAAATCTTAATGAATCAGCTGATAAAAGCACCACATTTAGTAATTGAAAAACTAGATTTGGAATACATTAATGATTATCAATTGACAATTGTGCGCTGTCGCGAAGGGGAAAATTTCGTTTATAAAAAGAACGGAAAGAATGTAAAAAGCAAACATGAAATTAAACGCATTAATAGTCTCGTACTTCCGCCAGCTTGGGAAAATGTTCGTATCACCGACATTACAAATGGACATTTACAAGCCGTAGGAACCGATCTTAAAAATAGGAAACAATACCGTTATCATCCAAAATGGAATTTGCTTCGAAATCAGACCAAGTTTTATAAAATTGCTGAATTTGGATCTAAACTCCCAGCTATTAGAAAGCAAGTTGATCTTGATCTAGAGCAGAAAGAATGGTCTAAAGAAAAAGTAACTGCTTTGGTCATTCGATTAATGGAAGAAACGCATATTCGAATTGGAAATGAGAAATATGCCAAAGACAACAAATCGTATGGACTTTCGACTCTTAGAAAACGTCATATTAATATCAATAAGAATTCGCTTCGATTTGAATTTGTTGGCAAAAAAGGAAAACAGCATACCATTACGACCCGAAACAAACAATTGATAAAACTGGTAAGCCGTTGCGAAGAAATTCCAGGCTGGGAAGTTTTTAAATACTATGATAAAAATGGCGAGAAAAAAGTATTGGATAGCCATATGGTCAATGAATATCTGCACAACATATCGGGCGAATATTTCAGCGCGAAAGATTTCAGAACTTGGGCAGCCTCTATTATTTTCTTTGAAAGCTTGATGGAAATGGGAGTGACTTCAGATGAAAAAGAAATTAAACAAAATATCATATCTGCTTTTGATCTGACAGCTGAAGCGCTAGGTAACACCAGAAAAGTGTGCAAGGATTATTACGTTCATCCGCTTTTGATTTCGACTTATGAAGACGGTTCTATTCAGGAATATTTTGATAGGGTCAAAAAAAGCAGAAGCACGAAAAAATATTTTACAAAAACAGAAAGTGCATTTTCTGAATTGATTAAAAATTATGAAATCAATTTAGAAGCATCTTGTCAATAA
- a CDS encoding DUF1328 domain-containing protein: MLRWTVTFIILAIVAGIFGFGGIAAGAASIAKILFFIFLVLFVISLISGRSTRV; encoded by the coding sequence ATGTTACGTTGGACAGTCACTTTTATTATTCTAGCCATAGTGGCGGGAATATTTGGTTTCGGTGGAATTGCCGCTGGAGCTGCTAGTATAGCAAAAATTTTATTCTTTATATTTTTAGTTCTTTTTGTTATTTCTTTAATAAGCGGAAGATCAACAAGAGTATAG
- a CDS encoding DUF5661 family protein, with protein MGTKSGAYQDVYIKREDELVSLKNDVTDFCEKYIKPVHPKNWDWSVRDFENPENDPTTAEARAIANIVFKDLNDKKHTDVDLSTMNNVHAIKAYLDPKSKHEAFNMEEFAFALKVELEHGRVKDVNVTNNHPFLTAMIALAHMTESLTYYKRLKVMEAEGEIYEIIRKIESSPVGKEKWYIELGKAEQELNEARAGLAKRLARMDDIPVLKIIGD; from the coding sequence ATGGGAACAAAAAGCGGCGCTTATCAGGATGTTTATATAAAAAGAGAAGATGAATTGGTAAGCCTAAAGAATGATGTGACAGATTTTTGTGAAAAGTATATAAAACCTGTTCATCCCAAAAATTGGGATTGGTCGGTACGGGATTTTGAAAATCCTGAAAATGATCCGACAACTGCAGAAGCACGAGCTATTGCAAATATAGTTTTTAAGGATTTAAATGATAAAAAACACACCGATGTTGATCTTTCTACAATGAATAATGTTCATGCAATAAAAGCTTATCTGGATCCAAAAAGCAAGCATGAAGCTTTTAATATGGAAGAATTCGCTTTTGCATTAAAAGTAGAGTTGGAACACGGAAGGGTAAAAGACGTAAATGTGACCAATAACCATCCGTTTTTGACTGCTATGATTGCGCTTGCACACATGACCGAAAGTCTGACTTATTATAAAAGACTAAAAGTAATGGAAGCGGAGGGTGAGATTTATGAAATTATCAGGAAAATAGAGTCATCGCCAGTCGGTAAAGAAAAATGGTATATAGAATTAGGGAAAGCTGAACAAGAGCTTAATGAAGCCAGAGCAGGATTAGCGAAGCGTTTAGCAAGAATGGACGATATTCCAGTATTGAAAATTATTGGAGATTAA
- a CDS encoding ferritin-like domain-containing protein: MKTTDSKNAAAAKETTPRGVTKPKSNAASGLTELFEDGLKDIYWAEKALLKALPVMVKNASSVELKDAIDNHLTETEEQIVRLEEVFKIIGKKATAKKCDAMEGLIEEAKGMLEETELGVVRDAGIIAASQKIEHYEIATYGTLRQFAETLGLPEAATLLEQTLDEEKGADKTLTEVAVNAVNLEAAEIE; encoded by the coding sequence ATGAAAACTACAGATAGTAAAAATGCAGCTGCTGCAAAAGAAACTACACCTAGAGGAGTAACGAAGCCGAAGTCTAACGCCGCTTCAGGATTAACAGAATTATTTGAAGACGGGTTAAAAGACATTTATTGGGCTGAAAAAGCACTCCTAAAAGCCTTGCCTGTAATGGTTAAAAACGCTTCTTCTGTTGAATTGAAAGATGCAATCGATAATCATTTAACCGAAACAGAAGAACAAATTGTCCGTTTGGAAGAGGTATTTAAAATTATTGGCAAAAAAGCAACGGCAAAAAAATGCGATGCGATGGAAGGCTTAATTGAAGAAGCCAAAGGAATGTTGGAAGAAACGGAGCTTGGTGTAGTGCGTGATGCAGGAATTATTGCGGCAAGTCAGAAAATTGAGCATTACGAAATTGCCACTTACGGTACTTTAAGACAGTTTGCAGAAACGCTTGGACTGCCAGAAGCAGCAACTTTATTGGAACAAACACTCGATGAAGAAAAAGGAGCCGATAAAACCCTTACAGAAGTCGCTGTAAATGCAGTGAATCTTGAAGCTGCCGAAATTGAATAG
- a CDS encoding endonuclease, which translates to MPEGPSTLILKEEVQQFTGQKIISVSGNTHIDISRLKDKTIIAFKTWGKHFLICFDSFTVKIHMLMFGTYRINERKISKPRLSLGFEKGEINFYTCSVKILEGDINSHYDWSVDVMNENWNPKKAKTSVDNMESKMICDVLLDQDVFSGVGNIIKNEVLYRCYVHPESIVEKIPPHVISQLIAECSIYSFEFLYWKKKFELKQHWEAYTKSICLRCNLPFEKKQTGERKRRSFFCTNCQQLYK; encoded by the coding sequence ATGCCCGAAGGTCCGTCTACATTAATCTTAAAAGAAGAAGTGCAGCAGTTTACTGGACAGAAAATAATTTCTGTATCTGGAAATACCCATATTGATATTTCTCGATTGAAGGATAAAACCATTATTGCCTTTAAAACCTGGGGAAAGCATTTTTTAATCTGTTTTGATTCTTTTACGGTAAAAATTCACATGCTAATGTTCGGAACCTATCGTATTAACGAGCGCAAAATTTCAAAACCAAGACTGAGTTTAGGTTTTGAAAAGGGCGAAATTAATTTTTACACCTGCTCAGTTAAAATCTTAGAAGGCGATATCAATTCTCATTATGATTGGAGCGTTGATGTAATGAATGAGAATTGGAATCCGAAGAAGGCAAAAACCAGCGTCGACAATATGGAAAGCAAAATGATCTGCGACGTACTATTAGATCAGGATGTTTTTTCAGGAGTGGGCAATATCATAAAAAATGAGGTTTTGTACCGCTGTTATGTTCATCCAGAGTCGATTGTAGAGAAGATTCCACCTCATGTTATAAGCCAACTCATTGCCGAATGTTCTATTTACAGTTTTGAATTTTTATACTGGAAAAAGAAATTTGAACTGAAACAACATTGGGAAGCTTATACCAAAAGTATTTGCTTGCGATGTAATCTGCCGTTTGAAAAAAAACAGACGGGAGAACGAAAACGCAGAAGCTTTTTCTGCACCAATTGTCAACAATTATACAAATGA
- a CDS encoding DUF72 domain-containing protein — protein sequence MKNQVIIGCSSFYNSFWKNIFYPQNLPSKQWFEFYCHHFDTYEFNGSFYKFPTVRVFQNWYNKTPESFKFSVKVPKEITHIKKLQECERLLNDFYEICKVGMKEKLAAVLFQFPPSYVFSQKKLETIINSLDYNFKNVVEFRHESWWNDEVWTVFKENDITFCSVSHPNLPKTIFKDFPLLYMRFHGVPKLFYSSYSTEELTSINHEINSKKGFIYFNNTASEAGILNALELKRMNA from the coding sequence ATGAAAAATCAAGTAATAATAGGATGTTCAAGTTTTTACAACAGTTTTTGGAAAAATATTTTTTATCCTCAAAATCTGCCGTCAAAGCAATGGTTTGAGTTTTATTGCCATCATTTTGATACGTATGAGTTTAATGGAAGCTTTTATAAATTTCCGACCGTTCGTGTTTTTCAAAATTGGTATAATAAAACGCCTGAATCGTTCAAGTTTTCGGTTAAAGTGCCGAAAGAAATTACCCATATTAAAAAATTGCAAGAATGTGAACGACTGCTCAATGACTTTTATGAAATCTGCAAAGTAGGTATGAAAGAAAAACTTGCAGCGGTTTTATTTCAATTTCCTCCGAGTTATGTTTTTAGCCAAAAAAAGTTAGAAACTATAATCAATAGTCTGGATTATAATTTTAAAAATGTAGTCGAATTTCGTCACGAAAGCTGGTGGAATGATGAGGTTTGGACTGTTTTCAAAGAAAACGATATTACATTTTGCAGTGTAAGCCATCCTAATCTTCCTAAAACCATTTTTAAAGATTTTCCACTGCTTTATATGCGATTTCATGGAGTTCCGAAATTATTCTATTCCAGTTATTCTACAGAAGAATTAACTAGTATAAACCATGAAATTAATTCTAAAAAAGGATTTATCTACTTTAATAATACAGCAAGTGAAGCTGGTATTCTGAATGCTTTGGAATTAAAAAGAATGAATGCCTAG
- a CDS encoding pyridoxamine 5'-phosphate oxidase family protein, translating into MGDHKDLTDEFAVDKIKDLAEHIKTCMFCTYNEYRLQSRPMSVQKIDDLGQLWFLSDRNSSQNAEITLNPMVEIFFSEPHDKFLTLHGTASISYDRETIEKLWNPLVKIWMPGGVDDPNLSVIKVVPEDGYYWNNKNGKMVAIAKMTAAFVTGKTMDDGIEGSLKL; encoded by the coding sequence ATGGGCGATCATAAAGACCTTACAGATGAATTTGCAGTAGATAAGATAAAAGATCTTGCTGAGCATATTAAAACATGTATGTTTTGTACATACAATGAATATAGATTACAGTCACGACCGATGTCTGTTCAGAAAATTGATGATTTAGGACAGCTTTGGTTTTTATCTGACCGAAACAGCAGTCAGAATGCAGAAATTACATTAAATCCGATGGTTGAAATATTCTTTTCTGAACCGCATGATAAATTTCTAACGCTTCACGGAACCGCAAGTATTTCATACGATCGAGAAACTATCGAAAAATTATGGAATCCTTTAGTAAAAATCTGGATGCCTGGCGGTGTAGACGATCCGAATCTAAGTGTTATAAAAGTAGTTCCTGAAGATGGTTACTATTGGAATAACAAAAACGGAAAAATGGTCGCCATTGCTAAAATGACAGCGGCTTTTGTAACAGGGAAAACGATGGATGACGGAATTGAAGGAAGCTTGAAACTGTAA
- a CDS encoding response regulator has protein sequence MSDFTIFYTDDDEDDLCIFADAVESIPQNITLQTYSGGQNFLNAIFDPPATPYVVFLDLNMPGKNGFDVLEELRNSDYKKDIPVVIYSTSSEPGIIEKCRKLGANCFITKPVLMNDIIKSIEHAMQIDWKKFIPNQSNFVFKY, from the coding sequence ATGAGTGATTTTACTATATTCTATACCGATGACGATGAAGATGATTTGTGTATTTTTGCTGATGCCGTAGAATCTATACCTCAGAACATTACACTTCAAACTTATTCTGGAGGGCAGAATTTTTTAAATGCAATTTTTGATCCTCCTGCTACACCTTACGTAGTTTTTTTAGATTTAAACATGCCTGGAAAAAATGGATTTGATGTTTTAGAAGAACTTCGCAATTCAGATTATAAAAAAGATATTCCCGTTGTAATTTATTCTACTTCAAGCGAACCTGGAATTATAGAAAAATGCCGTAAACTTGGCGCCAATTGCTTTATTACAAAACCGGTTTTAATGAACGACATTATAAAATCTATAGAACACGCAATGCAGATTGATTGGAAAAAATTTATTCCGAATCAATCCAATTTTGTGTTTAAATATTAA